The DNA sequence TGCCTGGCGAAAAAGAACGCCCCGCCAAGCTCGAAGACGGCGAAGTGCAGTTCGAGTTCGAGAAGGTAAAGAAGTAAGTTGTCGAGCGGAAATGAATATTTAGCCCCCGGCTCACTTTAAGCCGGGGGCGGGTTCACGCGGAAAATGAATACGAAGGCAATCGCTGACTACGGCATCGCTACGTTGTGGTAGATTTCCTGCACATCATCCGACTCGTTCACCATGCCAAGAAACTTCTCAAACGTAGCCTGATCTTCCGGGCTGAGCGTCTTGGTCTCTTGTGGCAGAAACACGATTTCCTGTACTTCAAATTCCAAGCCAGGGAACGCTTCGTGCAGGGCATTCTTGGCTTTGAAGAACTCAGCAGGTGGGACGAAGACCGTGATGGTCTTATCCTTCCGTTCGATCTCTTCCACCACGACATCGGCGGCGTACAGTGCTTCCATCACCTTGTCTTCATCGTCCCCCTGGAACTGAATGATCGCCAGGTGATCGAACATCATGGTGACCGAGCCACTGTTGGCCAGCTTGGAATTGGTCTTGGTGAAGCAGGGACGCAGGTCCGAAATGGTTCGCCGATTGTTGTCGGTCAGGCAATCGATAATGACCAATGCCCCGCCGGGACAAACTCCCTCGTACCGTGCCGTTTGAAAATCCTCTCCGCCCGCACCAGCAGCCTTCTGGATC is a window from the Planctomycetia bacterium genome containing:
- a CDS encoding YebC/PmpR family DNA-binding transcriptional regulator; this translates as MGRIFEKRKHSIFKTALNNAKVYSRYSKQVYMAAKKGVPDPDANPLLRHVVDRAKKDNVPAHVIDKAIQKAAGAGGEDFQTARYEGVCPGGALVIIDCLTDNNRRTISDLRPCFTKTNSKLANSGSVTMMFDHLAIIQFQGDDEDKVMEALYAADVVVEEIERKDKTITVFVPPAEFFKAKNALHEAFPGLEFEVQEIVFLPQETKTLSPEDQATFEKFLGMVNESDDVQEIYHNVAMP